A genomic segment from Glycine soja cultivar W05 chromosome 20, ASM419377v2, whole genome shotgun sequence encodes:
- the LOC114401897 gene encoding uncharacterized protein LOC114401897, whose amino-acid sequence MSSRGCFLEKYFPKDVRNKNEMEFLELKQGNMTVAEYAAKFEELVRVAYYRSIGPMKNKKNGPQHRGKPYSTLPKQYAVPTIRRLLLWGLRVVVVANPIFCPLRSLVTNVKDCPYPKKEQNGGGLNDQIGHPKATGRVFTLNGAEALKSIDLIQGKLKLSVSSLNNDLVVETPTSGSVLTSSVCLNCPLEISSRTFLIDLICFPLSQIDVILGMDWLSSNHDLLNWFDKIVVFDDSGMSKDMMFISTNQVLTSLKEDAQVYMILSNLEIETKVSICGLHVVREFPKVFPEDISGLPPEREIEFSIDLVPGAGPISIAP is encoded by the exons ATGTCTTCAAGAGGGTGTTTTTTGGAGAAATACTTTCCTAAGGATGTTAGGAACAAGAACGAGATGGAGTTCTTGGAGCTCAAGCAGGGAAACATGACTGTGGCTGAATATGCAGCCAAGTTTGAGGAGTTGGTGAG GGTGGCCTACTATAGGAGTATAGGTCCaatgaagaacaaaaagaatggaCCTCAACATCGGGGAAAACCGTACTCGACCCTTCCTAAGCAATATGCTGTCCCAACAATCAGAAGACTGTTGCTATGGGGTTTGCGGGTGGTAGTGGTAGCAAACCCAATATTTTGCCCACTCAGATCACTTGTTACAAATGTG AAAGATTGTCCATATCCCAAGAAGGAGCAAAATGGTGGGGGCCTGAATGAccaaattggacatccgaaGGCCACAGGAAGAGTCTTTACCCTTAACGGTGCCGAAGCTTTGAAATCCATAGATCTAATCCAAG GGAAACTTAAGCTGTCTGTGTCTTCTTTAAATAATGATCTGGTGGTAGAGACCCCAACTAGTGGTTCTGTGTTAACTTCTAGTGTGTGTTTGAATTGTCCTTTGGAAATTTCTAGTAGAACATTCTTGATTGATCTGATTTGTTTTCCTTTGAGccaaattgatgttattctgggtatggactggttatcttccaaccatgACTTGTTAAACTGGTTTGATAAAATTGTGGTGTTTGATGATTCTGGAATGAGTAAGGACATGATGTTTATCTCTACGAACCAAGTTCTgacatctttaaaagaagatgcTCAAGTGTACATGATCTTGTCTAACCTAGAAATAGAGACAAAGGTTTCCATATGTGGCCTCCATGTTGTCAGAGAGTTTCCTAAAGTGTTCCCTGAGGATATATCTGGTCTACCACccgagagagagatagagttttcCATAGACTTAGTTCCCGGTGCTGGACCTATATCCATAGCCCCTTAA